One stretch of Salmo trutta chromosome 7, fSalTru1.1, whole genome shotgun sequence DNA includes these proteins:
- the LOC115197451 gene encoding uromodulin-like produces MALKFNLKVFLVLVVIFCCDCVLGICNVTHCTDTTKCLISLDKSNCKCAVGYYGDLCDKVATINVMCGKDYITIMVNEDFFQYYKVPVESLHLKNESCRAQKDVISDVPYYIVRISKDQYISCGGKPLEKNITHIAYALTLMSAPQVYGNIIRDPMIKIEYTCIYPYIRTVSLPYPIIPFSSETVMRMGELDAKVEMALFTDHTYTEVFQSSPLIHLRDRVYVEIKVVELEDVFHLRVNECWATQSPKPNQTDGSVHTLLRNGCVNDETVTFLNTTMGANGEASTIRYSFDMFRFVVEPHDLYLHCRVRLCSLDDDEPCIPECKSITKRAAVRGDPTQGLLSYGPIRIDIPDRPQSNLLLMMVPVAGIWVLGLFLLALITIAKAGNRRLSQLANR; encoded by the exons ATGGCGCTCAAATTCAACTTGAAG GTATTTTTGGTCCTCGTGGTCATTTTCTGCTGTGACTGTGTCCTTG GAATATGCAATGTCACACACTGCACTGACACAACCAAGTGTTTGATATCCCTCGACAAAAGCAATTGCAAATGTGCTGTTGGCTACTATGGAGACCTGTGCGACAAAG ttgCGACCATCAATGTCATGTGTGGCAAAGACTACATTACTATCATGGTGAATGAGGACTTTTTCCAGTACTACAAAGTACCGGTGGAATCTCTGCACTTGAAGAATGAGTCTTGTCGTGCCCAAAAGGACGTTATTTCTGATGTCCCATACTACATAGTGCGGATATCAAAGGATCAGTACATTTCCTGTGGTGGTAAACCACTGGAG AAAAACATCACTCACATCGCATATGCCTTAACGCTCATGTCGGCCCCTCAAGTTTATGGAAATATAATAAGAGATCCAATGATAAAAATTGAGTACACGTGTATCTACCCATACATCCGCACTGTCAGTTTGCCGTACCCCATCATCCCCTTCTCTAG TGAGACTGTGATGCGGATGGGTGAGTTGGATGCCAAGGTGGAGATGGCCCTCTTCACAGATCACACCTACACAGAGGTGTTCCAAAGCTCACCGCTGATACACCTCCGGGACAGGGTGTATGTGGAGATCAAGGTCGTGGAGCTGGAGGACGTCTTCCACCTGAGGGTGAATGAATGCTGGGCCACACAGTCCCCCAAACCCAACCAGACAGACGGCTCTGTTCACACCCTGCTGCGCAATGG GTGTGTGAATgatgaaactgtcacctttctcaATACGACAATGGGCGCGAATGGAGAGGCCTCAACCATCCGGTACAGCTTTGACATGTTCCGCTTTGTTGTGGAGCCTCATGACCTGTACCTGCACTGCAGAGTGCGTTTGTGCTCCCTGGATGATGACGAACCCTGCATTCCT GAGTGCAAATCTATAACCAAGAGGGCAGCAGTGCGTGGAGACCCAACTCAAGGTCTACTGTCATATGGACCAATCAGGATTGACATACCAGACCGACCCCAATCTA ATCTTCTGCTGATGATGGTTCCTGTGGCTGGCATCTGGGTCCTGGGCCTCTTCCTCCTCGCCCTAATCACCATCGCCAAGGCAGGAAACCGACGACTGTCACAGCTAGCAAACCGCTGA